One genomic window of Halovivax cerinus includes the following:
- the acnA gene encoding aconitate hydratase AcnA, protein MALDDVSDAIRTFEHDGTSYKMADLTVLEEEGLCDLESLPVSIRVMLESVLRNADGDTIDVDDVKNAASWRPDVPNVEVPFTVSRVVLQDLTGVPAVVDLAALRSAADRKGVDPAAVEPEVPCDLVIDHSVQVDYFGSDEAYEKNVELEYERNEERYRAIKWAEQAFEDFNVVPPGTGIVHQVNLEHLGRVVHEREQDGEQWLYPDTLVGTDSHTPMIGGIGVVGWGVGGIEAEAALLGQPITMQLPEVVGVRLSGELPEGATATDLVLHITEKLRQVGVVDRFVEFYGPGVSQLSVADRATISNMAPEQGSTISMFPVDEKTLEYLELTGRDSEHIDLVESYLEEQGLFGEQNPEYTETVEFDLGDVEPSLAGHKKPHARIPMGDLDEHFPTLLEEEGVIDAGTAESDGGLVSKNPPELDETVPVTLDDGTEIEIGHGDVLVSAITSCTNTSNPSVMVAAGLLARNAAEAGLEVPDYVKTSLAPGSRVVTEYLEQADLLDDLEELGYHVVGYGCTTCIGNAGPLAEPIEAAIDEHDLWTTSVLSGNRNFEARIHPKIRANYLASPPLVVAYGLAGKMDIDLEEEPIGTNDAGEEIYLEDVWPDPEEVRQTIHESVSPELFEEKYASVFEGDDRWESLDAPTGDVYDWDPESTYIREPPFFKDFPLEKPGVSNVEDARTLLTLGDTVTTDHISPAGPFGEDLPAGQWLKERGVEPYEFNTYGSRRGNHEVMMRGTFANVRIENELLDGKEGGYTIHHPTGDETTVFEASERYREDETPLVVTAGIEFGTGSSRDWAAKGTDLLGVRATIAKSYERIYRDNLIGMGVLPLQFDDGEGWEELGLDGTEYFTIEGLEDGLEPSERLTVTAETEAGDTTTFDVTAQVATPSAVDYVEHGGVLHMVLRQLLTEELDA, encoded by the coding sequence ATGGCATTAGACGACGTTTCGGACGCCATTCGGACGTTCGAACACGACGGTACTTCGTACAAGATGGCCGACCTCACGGTCCTAGAGGAGGAAGGCCTCTGCGACCTGGAGTCGCTTCCAGTGAGCATTCGCGTCATGCTCGAATCGGTGCTGCGCAACGCCGACGGCGACACGATCGACGTCGACGACGTGAAAAACGCCGCGAGCTGGCGCCCCGACGTCCCGAACGTCGAGGTGCCGTTCACGGTGTCGCGCGTCGTCCTGCAGGACCTGACCGGCGTCCCGGCGGTCGTCGACCTCGCGGCACTCCGATCGGCGGCCGACCGGAAGGGCGTCGATCCCGCGGCCGTCGAACCCGAGGTTCCCTGCGATCTCGTCATCGACCACAGCGTGCAGGTCGACTACTTCGGGAGCGACGAGGCCTACGAGAAGAACGTCGAACTCGAGTACGAACGAAACGAAGAGCGCTACCGCGCGATCAAGTGGGCCGAACAGGCCTTCGAAGACTTCAACGTCGTCCCGCCGGGGACGGGCATCGTCCATCAGGTCAACTTAGAGCACCTTGGTCGCGTCGTCCACGAACGCGAACAGGACGGGGAGCAGTGGCTCTACCCCGACACGCTCGTCGGTACTGACAGCCACACGCCGATGATCGGCGGCATCGGCGTCGTCGGCTGGGGCGTCGGGGGCATCGAGGCCGAGGCCGCACTACTCGGCCAGCCCATCACGATGCAACTTCCAGAGGTCGTCGGCGTTCGCCTCTCGGGCGAACTCCCCGAAGGCGCGACCGCGACGGACCTCGTGCTCCACATCACGGAGAAGCTCCGACAGGTCGGCGTCGTCGACCGCTTCGTCGAGTTCTACGGTCCCGGCGTCTCCCAGCTGTCGGTCGCCGACCGCGCGACCATCTCGAACATGGCACCCGAGCAGGGTTCGACCATCAGCATGTTCCCGGTCGACGAGAAGACCCTGGAGTACCTCGAACTCACCGGCCGCGATTCCGAACACATCGACCTCGTCGAATCCTACCTCGAAGAGCAGGGCCTCTTCGGCGAGCAGAACCCCGAGTACACCGAGACCGTCGAGTTCGATCTCGGCGACGTGGAACCGAGCCTCGCCGGCCACAAGAAGCCCCACGCTCGGATCCCGATGGGCGATCTGGACGAGCACTTCCCGACGCTGCTCGAGGAGGAGGGTGTAATCGACGCGGGGACGGCCGAGAGCGACGGCGGTCTCGTCTCGAAGAACCCGCCCGAACTCGACGAGACGGTCCCCGTCACGCTGGACGACGGCACCGAGATCGAGATCGGTCACGGCGACGTCCTCGTCAGCGCGATCACGAGCTGTACGAACACCTCGAACCCGTCGGTGATGGTCGCCGCCGGCCTTCTCGCGCGAAACGCGGCCGAGGCTGGACTCGAGGTCCCCGACTACGTCAAGACGAGCCTCGCACCCGGCAGCCGCGTCGTCACGGAGTACTTAGAACAGGCCGACCTGCTCGACGATCTCGAGGAGCTGGGTTACCACGTCGTCGGCTACGGCTGTACGACCTGCATCGGCAACGCGGGTCCCCTCGCGGAGCCGATCGAGGCCGCGATCGACGAGCACGACCTCTGGACGACGAGCGTCCTCTCGGGTAACCGCAACTTCGAGGCGCGCATCCACCCGAAGATCCGCGCGAACTACCTGGCCAGCCCGCCGCTGGTCGTCGCCTACGGCCTCGCCGGGAAGATGGACATCGACCTGGAAGAGGAGCCGATCGGCACGAACGACGCGGGCGAGGAGATCTACCTCGAGGACGTCTGGCCGGATCCGGAAGAAGTTCGCCAGACCATCCACGAGAGCGTCTCGCCGGAACTCTTCGAGGAGAAGTACGCGAGCGTGTTCGAGGGCGACGACCGCTGGGAGTCGCTCGACGCGCCGACCGGCGACGTCTACGACTGGGATCCGGAGTCGACGTACATCCGGGAGCCGCCGTTCTTCAAGGACTTCCCGCTCGAGAAGCCCGGCGTCTCGAACGTCGAGGACGCCCGCACGCTGCTCACGCTCGGTGACACCGTCACCACCGATCACATCAGCCCCGCCGGACCCTTCGGCGAGGACCTGCCCGCCGGCCAGTGGCTAAAAGAGCGCGGCGTCGAACCGTACGAATTCAACACCTACGGCTCCCGCCGCGGGAACCACGAGGTCATGATGCGCGGGACGTTCGCCAACGTCCGCATCGAGAACGAACTGCTCGACGGGAAAGAGGGCGGCTACACGATCCATCACCCGACCGGCGATGAGACCACGGTCTTCGAGGCCTCGGAGCGTTACCGCGAGGACGAGACGCCGCTCGTCGTTACCGCCGGCATCGAGTTCGGAACTGGCTCCAGCCGCGACTGGGCGGCGAAAGGCACCGACCTGCTCGGCGTTCGCGCCACCATCGCGAAGAGCTACGAGCGCATCTACCGCGACAACCTCATCGGCATGGGCGTCCTCCCGCTGCAGTTCGACGACGGCGAGGGCTGGGAGGAACTCGGGCTCGACGGCACGGAGTACTTCACGATCGAAGGACTCGAAGACGGCCTCGAACCGAGCGAGCGTCTCACCGTCACCGCCGAAACCGAAGCCGGCGACACCACGACGTTCGACGTCACGGCGCAGGTCGCGACGCCCTCTGCCGTGGACTACGTCGAACACGGCGGCGTCCTCCACATGGTCCTCCGTCAGCTCCTGACCGAGGAACTCGACGCCTGA
- a CDS encoding DUF5791 family protein: protein MFYEQRLDAPSSPEALREEYDEELASIVSSVGLEPSSAETGIDQDVLAALLDGESPSISLESASAIAALASDQPDAETIETEACEHLLLGMTTAVLDVEALAVELQIDLDPTEIQQKIERRAPMTFDEFVHIQYAIAAQSP from the coding sequence ATGTTCTACGAACAGAGACTGGACGCGCCGTCGTCGCCGGAGGCGCTCCGTGAGGAGTACGACGAGGAGCTCGCTTCCATCGTCTCCTCGGTCGGACTGGAACCCTCGAGCGCGGAGACGGGCATCGACCAGGACGTCCTCGCTGCCCTCCTCGACGGTGAGTCGCCCTCGATATCCCTCGAATCGGCGTCCGCGATCGCCGCTCTCGCTTCCGACCAGCCGGACGCGGAGACCATCGAAACGGAAGCGTGTGAACACCTGCTCCTCGGTATGACGACGGCCGTCCTCGACGTCGAGGCGCTCGCAGTCGAACTGCAAATCGACCTCGACCCGACCGAGATTCAACAGAAGATCGAGCGACGAGCACCGATGACGTTCGACGAGTTCGTCCACATCCAGTACGCGATCGCGGCGCAGTCGCCGTAG
- a CDS encoding glycoside hydrolase — protein sequence MADTWSGGVVASMNGESPPTVPTWETVSVPGVPSAFDGEEGPIAYRRTFPDPRADDAERAELELRGVYGRAHVWINETYLGTHEGPIDPARFRFEPRETNELVVACEPSPSTAALRDRGATAGAVAVPGIRHGVTVHRIPESRLRAMQVVPEVDGDKASLSVTVSVDTIEPIDDVVTFSLRPNGFRGGGSMERTPIEADGDERVDVRTCIDVRDPSLWWPREAGPQHRYTLRAKLGDRSIERTIGLRTIEQDEDGLRVNGRQTPVRGLSIPPGASPTNAVDTAVDANATLVRFVGHVPPRSVYERCDEAGLLVWQDLPITAETDVETAIDVGERLVRHRDSNPSLAVLGVRDTGHAPFDDPVGTGALARLRMRWRAWRASADRTAADEIASALEGGLASVPLVGAPGTGADVVRFAPGARYGDAESVDWLFDRYLDDRTAGAVVSSPITARKGRRSDHSVANAAAGEPSDGATEDPVSTDGGASPGDEAAGDTALQASVESLRRRRTGFVLVEPLFDSGTVASGDSNSATDAVARKSAPAFEPLQAVVEGTPTAGDTVTVWLLNETPAVKEATVTARPVTTDDPLTASVAGFDSTVAGTVEIPADASHLELRVDTDDRSVRNEYTL from the coding sequence ATGGCCGATACGTGGAGCGGTGGCGTGGTCGCGTCGATGAACGGCGAGTCGCCGCCGACGGTGCCGACGTGGGAGACGGTCTCGGTCCCCGGCGTCCCGAGTGCATTCGACGGTGAGGAGGGACCGATCGCCTACAGACGAACGTTTCCCGACCCGCGAGCCGACGACGCGGAGCGCGCGGAGCTCGAACTGAGAGGCGTCTACGGGCGCGCGCACGTCTGGATCAACGAGACGTACCTCGGCACCCACGAGGGCCCGATCGACCCTGCCCGGTTTCGGTTCGAACCGCGGGAGACGAACGAGCTCGTGGTCGCCTGTGAGCCGTCGCCGAGTACAGCGGCGCTCCGGGATCGGGGCGCCACGGCGGGAGCGGTGGCCGTCCCCGGAATTCGCCACGGAGTCACTGTCCATCGGATCCCCGAATCACGACTTCGGGCCATGCAGGTGGTCCCCGAGGTCGATGGCGACAAGGCTTCACTCTCGGTGACGGTTTCGGTCGACACGATCGAGCCGATCGACGACGTCGTGACGTTCTCACTCCGGCCCAACGGGTTTCGAGGCGGTGGCTCGATGGAACGGACGCCGATCGAAGCCGACGGCGACGAACGCGTCGACGTCCGGACGTGCATCGACGTCCGCGACCCGTCGTTGTGGTGGCCGCGAGAAGCGGGGCCACAGCACCGGTACACCCTCCGGGCCAAGCTCGGAGATCGGTCGATCGAACGGACCATCGGACTCAGAACGATCGAGCAGGACGAAGATGGGCTCCGGGTCAACGGGAGGCAGACGCCCGTTCGAGGACTCTCGATTCCACCAGGGGCCTCCCCCACGAACGCCGTCGACACCGCCGTCGACGCGAACGCGACCCTCGTCCGATTCGTCGGGCACGTTCCACCCCGTTCGGTGTACGAACGCTGCGACGAGGCGGGACTCCTCGTCTGGCAGGACCTTCCGATCACCGCCGAGACTGACGTGGAGACTGCTATCGACGTGGGTGAGCGCCTCGTTCGCCACCGCGACAGCAACCCAAGTCTCGCGGTACTCGGCGTGCGAGACACCGGACACGCCCCGTTCGACGACCCCGTCGGGACCGGCGCGCTGGCCAGACTCCGGATGCGGTGGCGCGCCTGGAGAGCGAGCGCGGATCGAACCGCCGCCGACGAGATCGCGAGCGCGCTGGAGGGCGGACTCGCGTCAGTCCCGCTGGTCGGCGCCCCAGGCACCGGCGCAGACGTCGTCCGGTTCGCCCCCGGCGCCCGCTACGGAGACGCCGAATCGGTCGACTGGCTGTTCGATCGCTACCTCGACGACAGGACGGCGGGCGCCGTCGTGAGTTCGCCCATCACGGCGCGTAAGGGGAGACGGAGTGACCACAGTGTGGCGAACGCGGCGGCCGGAGAACCGTCGGACGGAGCCACCGAGGACCCCGTGTCGACTGATGGCGGAGCGAGCCCTGGTGACGAAGCCGCCGGTGACACAGCACTGCAGGCCAGTGTCGAGAGCCTCCGCCGCAGGCGTACCGGATTCGTCCTCGTCGAACCGCTCTTCGATTCGGGCACCGTCGCGAGCGGCGACAGCAACTCCGCGACCGATGCGGTCGCTCGGAAGAGCGCACCCGCATTCGAACCGCTCCAGGCCGTCGTCGAAGGGACACCGACCGCCGGCGACACGGTGACGGTCTGGCTCCTGAACGAAACGCCGGCGGTGAAAGAGGCGACCGTCACCGCACGGCCGGTGACGACCGACGATCCCCTGACCGCGTCCGTAGCTGGCTTCGATAGCACGGTCGCAGGGACCGTCGAGATACCCGCGGACGCGTCTCACCTCGAGTTGCGAGTCGATACCGACGACCGGTCCGTGAGAAACGAGTACACGCTGTAA
- a CDS encoding coiled-coil protein, which yields MVDESKNIELTEDDLENKSKGQLIKRAGQLRDRRNELNQMASERASKRDDLNAKTREKVDEAQEHREKRDELNEKVQEHKEQRNELNADANDLFDKVDRLKSDLELDEGKDLEELESEIEDLEFKQQTEVLSTDEERELIEKIEAKREEYAERKDKLDGSDELEDLRAEAEEVRSEASKHHQKVTELADKAQEHHNQMIEAYREADDIRDDADDMHDSFVEAQEAADRHHEDFVRVQKRLREMDKEEEQERKSARDKKKEEAKEEAEEIYQKFKEGETLETEDLMKLQKTGLL from the coding sequence ATGGTAGACGAATCGAAAAACATCGAACTGACAGAGGACGATCTCGAAAACAAATCGAAGGGACAGCTCATCAAGCGGGCCGGTCAACTGCGCGATCGGCGAAACGAGCTGAACCAGATGGCTTCCGAACGCGCGTCGAAGCGCGACGATCTCAACGCGAAGACGCGCGAGAAGGTCGACGAGGCCCAGGAGCACCGCGAGAAACGCGACGAGCTCAACGAGAAGGTCCAGGAGCACAAAGAACAACGCAACGAGCTCAACGCGGATGCCAACGATCTCTTCGACAAGGTCGACCGCCTCAAGTCCGACCTCGAACTCGACGAGGGCAAGGATCTCGAGGAACTCGAATCCGAGATCGAAGACCTCGAGTTCAAACAGCAGACGGAAGTGCTCTCGACGGACGAAGAGCGCGAACTCATCGAGAAGATCGAAGCCAAGCGCGAGGAGTACGCGGAGCGAAAGGACAAGTTAGACGGTAGCGACGAACTCGAAGACCTCCGCGCAGAGGCGGAAGAAGTCCGCTCCGAGGCCTCGAAACATCACCAGAAGGTGACCGAACTGGCCGACAAGGCCCAGGAGCACCACAACCAGATGATCGAGGCCTACCGTGAGGCCGACGACATCCGCGACGACGCCGACGACATGCACGACTCCTTCGTCGAGGCACAGGAGGCAGCCGACCGCCACCACGAGGACTTCGTCCGCGTCCAGAAGCGCCTGCGCGAGATGGACAAAGAGGAAGAACAGGAGCGCAAGTCCGCTCGCGACAAGAAGAAAGAGGAAGCAAAGGAGGAAGCCGAGGAGATCTATCAGAAGTTCAAGGAAGGCGAGACGCTGGAGACCGAGGACCTGATGAAGCTCCAGAAGACGGGTCTCCTGTAA
- a CDS encoding HalOD1 output domain-containing protein, translating to MNAIDDPPITTGVEPTTTTTSKHDWEHDESITVSIVDAVASLADIEPEHVTRLYERLDPDALESLFSPTNRSGDRNCGHLWIPLDEYGVTVYADGTIVVQALE from the coding sequence ATGAACGCAATCGACGACCCACCCATCACGACCGGTGTCGAACCGACGACCACCACGACCAGCAAGCACGACTGGGAGCACGACGAGTCGATCACCGTTTCGATCGTCGACGCCGTCGCCAGCCTCGCCGACATCGAACCAGAACACGTAACCCGGTTGTACGAGCGTCTGGACCCCGACGCCCTGGAGTCGCTGTTTTCACCGACGAACCGCTCGGGCGATCGCAACTGCGGCCATTTGTGGATTCCTCTCGATGAGTACGGGGTCACCGTCTATGCCGACGGAACCATCGTCGTCCAGGCCCTGGAGTGA
- a CDS encoding DUF373 family protein translates to MTSLVVCLDRNDDVGRKTGLSTPIVGWEAVRALVTDVGLADPEDSGVNSLLETLRVAQALRDDNEDVVVAVVSGERESMVSADRAVARQLDQLVAEYDLESAVVVLDSTDDEQLIPIVESRLRVDSVDRVVVRQARDIESTYYLLKQFLGDEELRQTILVPVGLTLLVFPILASLTTLAQGAAAITTVIGVFLLYKGFNVDEILTALAIKARESIYSGQVSVVTYVVAAGLTLIGVFVGGLGVSGLDDASGILLPIMQFVNDAVPWVAMAALVASAGRLLDETIRDEPLRRSYLNLPFVVVAVGLVVRGFSAYFLEQQGVIEPVDIPAVSIGATTIASFQLPASQRLAVYVLVAFALSIVGVRLTSRLATGTIDDSEFADRTDSD, encoded by the coding sequence GTGACCTCGCTGGTCGTCTGTCTGGATCGAAACGACGACGTCGGTCGCAAGACCGGTCTCTCGACGCCCATCGTTGGCTGGGAGGCCGTTCGGGCTCTCGTGACCGACGTCGGACTCGCAGACCCCGAAGACTCCGGCGTGAACTCGCTGCTAGAAACGCTTCGCGTGGCTCAGGCGTTACGCGACGACAACGAAGACGTCGTGGTCGCGGTCGTCTCGGGCGAGCGGGAGTCGATGGTGAGCGCAGACAGAGCTGTGGCCAGACAGCTGGACCAGCTGGTCGCCGAATACGACCTGGAATCGGCCGTCGTCGTCCTCGACAGTACGGACGACGAGCAACTCATCCCGATCGTCGAGAGCCGGCTTCGCGTCGATTCCGTCGACCGCGTCGTGGTCAGGCAGGCGCGAGACATCGAGTCGACGTATTACCTGCTGAAACAGTTTCTCGGCGACGAGGAGTTACGCCAGACGATCCTGGTTCCCGTGGGTCTCACACTCCTCGTCTTTCCGATACTCGCCTCACTTACCACGCTCGCGCAGGGAGCCGCCGCCATCACGACCGTCATCGGCGTCTTTCTGCTCTACAAGGGGTTCAACGTCGACGAGATACTCACGGCGCTCGCGATCAAGGCCCGCGAGTCGATCTACTCCGGACAGGTGTCGGTGGTCACGTACGTGGTGGCAGCAGGGCTGACGCTGATCGGCGTCTTCGTCGGCGGGCTCGGCGTCTCCGGCTTAGACGACGCCTCCGGTATCTTGCTCCCGATCATGCAATTCGTCAACGACGCCGTTCCGTGGGTGGCGATGGCGGCCCTGGTCGCCAGCGCCGGCCGACTCCTGGACGAGACGATCCGGGACGAACCGCTCCGCCGTTCGTACCTCAACCTGCCCTTCGTCGTCGTCGCGGTCGGTCTCGTGGTTCGTGGCTTCTCTGCGTACTTCCTAGAACAGCAAGGAGTCATCGAACCGGTCGATATCCCGGCCGTCTCGATCGGCGCTACCACCATCGCGTCGTTCCAGCTCCCCGCCAGTCAGCGACTCGCCGTGTACGTCCTCGTCGCGTTCGCGCTCAGCATCGTCGGCGTCAGGCTGACGTCCCGCCTCGCCACGGGCACCATCGACGACTCGGAGTTCGCAGACCGGACGGACTCGGACTGA
- a CDS encoding diphthine--ammonia ligase, with product MSDGYWISLFSGGKDSSYALYLAGERGIDVDALLTIHPAGDSYMYHVPATELATLAAESIGVPSVDVHPDDFETDSATDSGRQGDREVEPLARALRSLASEADDGLGGLVVGAVESEFQRDRVERLCDEFDCDLFAPLWHADPRSLGDEMLEAGFEITIVQVAAGGLDESWLGRTLDADALDELDALADSHGVHPLGEGGEFETIVVDGPHMDRRIDVAYETAWDGTRGSITVTDASLE from the coding sequence ATGAGCGACGGCTACTGGATCTCCCTGTTCTCGGGCGGAAAGGACTCGTCGTACGCACTCTACCTGGCTGGAGAACGGGGTATCGACGTAGATGCCCTCCTGACGATCCACCCGGCCGGTGACTCGTACATGTATCACGTCCCGGCGACGGAGCTCGCGACGCTCGCCGCCGAGAGCATCGGGGTTCCGTCGGTCGACGTCCACCCCGACGACTTCGAGACCGACTCGGCCACTGACTCGGGACGCCAGGGCGACCGTGAAGTCGAACCGCTCGCCCGCGCGCTCCGGTCACTCGCGTCCGAGGCGGACGACGGACTCGGCGGCCTCGTCGTCGGTGCCGTAGAAAGCGAGTTCCAGCGAGATCGCGTCGAACGCCTCTGTGACGAGTTCGACTGCGACCTCTTCGCGCCGCTGTGGCACGCCGATCCTCGATCGCTCGGAGACGAGATGCTCGAGGCGGGTTTCGAAATCACGATCGTCCAGGTCGCCGCAGGTGGGTTAGACGAGTCGTGGCTCGGACGAACGCTCGACGCTGACGCGCTCGACGAACTCGACGCGCTGGCGGATAGCCACGGCGTCCATCCGCTCGGGGAAGGTGGCGAGTTCGAGACGATCGTCGTCGACGGACCCCACATGGATCGGCGAATCGACGTCGCGTACGAGACCGCGTGGGACGGAACGCGCGGGTCGATAACGGTGACGGACGCGTCGCTCGAGTGA
- a CDS encoding sugar phosphate nucleotidyltransferase yields the protein MKAVVLAGGYATRLWPITKNRPKMFLPIGETTVVDRIFDDLEADDRIDTVYVSTNERFAPEFEAHLADADYEKPQLSVEETTEEDEKFGVMGALAQLIEREAVDDELLVIAGDNLLSFDVPDFLDYYESREAPTIAAYDVGSIERASEYGLVELDDDRVVDFQEKPDEPNSTLVSIACYAFPAEAVDLIATYLADGNNPDEPGWFIQWLQERRPTYAYTFEDAWFDIGTPESYLDAVAWHLDGDSLVSEAATLEDATIGENVHVMADAEIVGTHLERSVVFPNVTLQNADIRGSIIDEDTLLEDVNLATALIGAHTHISNDR from the coding sequence ATGAAGGCCGTCGTCCTTGCGGGTGGCTACGCGACACGACTGTGGCCGATCACGAAGAATCGCCCCAAGATGTTCCTGCCGATCGGGGAGACGACCGTCGTCGACCGTATCTTCGACGATCTGGAGGCCGACGATCGCATCGACACGGTGTACGTCAGCACGAACGAGCGGTTCGCCCCCGAGTTCGAGGCCCATCTCGCAGATGCGGACTACGAGAAACCGCAGCTTTCCGTCGAGGAGACGACCGAAGAGGACGAGAAGTTCGGCGTGATGGGAGCGCTGGCCCAGCTGATCGAACGCGAAGCCGTCGACGACGAACTCCTCGTGATCGCCGGCGACAACCTGCTCTCGTTCGACGTTCCCGACTTCCTCGATTACTACGAGTCGCGCGAGGCTCCGACGATCGCCGCCTACGACGTGGGGTCGATCGAACGGGCGAGCGAGTACGGGCTGGTCGAGCTGGACGACGATCGAGTCGTCGACTTCCAGGAGAAGCCCGACGAACCGAACAGCACGCTCGTCTCAATCGCCTGCTATGCGTTCCCGGCCGAGGCGGTCGACCTGATCGCCACCTACCTCGCGGACGGAAACAACCCGGACGAACCCGGCTGGTTCATCCAGTGGCTCCAGGAACGCCGTCCGACCTACGCGTACACGTTCGAGGACGCCTGGTTCGACATCGGAACACCCGAGAGTTACCTCGACGCCGTCGCCTGGCACTTGGACGGCGATTCGCTGGTCTCCGAAGCGGCGACGCTCGAAGACGCGACGATCGGGGAGAACGTCCACGTCATGGCCGACGCCGAGATCGTCGGCACGCACCTGGAACGATCCGTGGTCTTCCCAAACGTCACCCTCCAGAACGCCGACATCCGCGGCTCGATCATCGACGAGGACACCCTGCTAGAGGACGTAAACCTCGCGACGGCACTCATCGGCGCGCACACGCATATCTCGAACGATCGGTAA